The genomic interval GGCCCCGGAGGAGCGCGAGCGGGCCGCGCGCTTCGTATTCGAACGGGACCGCTGGTCCTATATCGCCGCCCATAGCCTGCTGCGGGCGATGCTGGCCGGATTCCACGGCCTTCCGCCGCTGGCCTGGCGTTTCCGGGCCAATCCGCATGGACGCCCCGAAATCGACCCGGTTTGCGTCCCTTCGATGCCGCCGCGCTTCAATATCAGCCACACCCATGGCCTAGCCCTGTGCGCCCTGACGGTGGGAGACCTGCCGGAGGATGTGGACGTGGGCGTGGATGCCGAATGCTTGGACCGCCCTCCCGAAGGGTTGGAACTGGCCGGGCGGTGTTTGTCCGAGCGGGAATGGGCCTGGCTGGAAGCCGAGGATGAAGCGCGGCGGCACACCGGATTCCTGCGGCTCTGGACCCTGAAGGAGGCGGTCGCCAAAGCGCTAGGGCTGGGTTTGGAACTGGACTTCAAAACTTTCGATTGCCGGCTGGAGCCCTTGGGGGTGGATTTCCCAACGGCTGCGCCGGCCGGCGCCCCGGCGGTCTGGGAATTGGTCCATGAATTCGTCGCGCCGCGCCACTGGATATCTGTGGCTGTCCGCCGCCCGCCCGATGTCCACCTCGAACTTTCCATCCAGCACCTGCGCGGCATGCCAGTTCCAACCGCGCCGCCTGGGTGGAAAAATGGACGGTTTCCATAAACGACGCCTGGGCGCGCGCATCGGCCAGCGGCTTGGGTCCGTTCGGAGGTAGGAAGCGCCCGGAACGGCGGCACGCCTTCCAGACCCGCCCACCCACGGGTATTGCCGTTGCCTGGGAGCGGGTCTTCGGCGAAAGTATTCACCACAGCCGCGACGCCCGCCCTTTGGCGTAAGATGGCAAGGCCGCGCCGGGCCTCCAACGGACCCGCCGCCCGGCCCCGGCTGAATATCACGATGCCTTTCGCCGTGAAACGGAGACCCTGGATGCCGATGTTCGAACCCACCCCGATATTGTCCCGGCTTGGGCCGGTCCGCCGCGCCCATCGCCTATGACCGCGCCCAACCCTTCCCATCGCGGTTTGATCGGCCTCGATCAAGCCCAACTCGACGTTTTGTTCCCCCACCACCTGGCCGTGGACGCGGAACTCCGCATCCTGCGGGCCGGTCCCGCGCTCGGGGCGCTGTGCCCGGATGTGGCGGAGGGCCTGCCCTTGGCGCGGGCGTTCGCCCCGGCGGAACCCGAGGACCCGTCCTGGGAAGCCGGGCGGCCCGCGGCCACCGCGCCGGCCCCGACGCTCTGGCGGCACCTCCTGACCGGGCTGGAATTCGAGGGCCGGGTTTTGCCCACGCGGGAACCCGCCGGATCGATCCTGTTGTGGTCGCCCATCGCCGCCGCGGAACAGCGGTCCGGGTTGCGGCAGGCCCGCCAAACCTTGCGGCGGCAGGACGAATACCCCGCCGCGACCGAGACCCGTTTGCGCGACAAGGAGGCCGAGGCGCGGCGGCTGGCCTTGGTCGCGGGCCTGACCGATAACGCCGTGGTGCTGACCGACGCCCAGGGCCGGGTGGAATGGGTGAACGAGGGTTTCACCCGGATCACCGGCTATACCCTGGCGGACGTGCTGGGCAAGACGCCCGGCTCGGTGCTGCAAGGTCCGGGCACCGACCCGGCAGCGGTCGAATATATGCGCGGCTGCCTGCGGCAGGAGCGGGGTTTCC from Methylomagnum ishizawai carries:
- a CDS encoding 4'-phosphopantetheinyl transferase family protein is translated as MMKHPSRPLKIALCTLVPDDEGADASRLLQGGWLAPEERERAARFVFERDRWSYIAAHSLLRAMLAGFHGLPPLAWRFRANPHGRPEIDPVCVPSMPPRFNISHTHGLALCALTVGDLPEDVDVGVDAECLDRPPEGLELAGRCLSEREWAWLEAEDEARRHTGFLRLWTLKEAVAKALGLGLELDFKTFDCRLEPLGVDFPTAAPAGAPAVWELVHEFVAPRHWISVAVRRPPDVHLELSIQHLRGMPVPTAPPGWKNGRFP